One genomic segment of Caldimonas brevitalea includes these proteins:
- the metX gene encoding homoserine O-succinyltransferase MetX, which yields MATLGHVTPSSKFFDTPLPLRSGAQLRDYTLVYETYGELAADKRNAVLVCHALNASHHVAGTYEGQPKSEGWWDNLVGPGKPLDTDRFFVIGVNNPGSCFGSTGPTHVNPATGKPYGADFPVVTVEDWVQAQARLLDALGIEQLAAVLGGSLGGMQALSWTLQFPDRLRHCVAIATAPNLSAQNIAFNEVARRAIVTDPDFHGGHYAAHGVLPKRGLRVARMIGHITYLSDDVMEQKFGRELRAAELGYSTQEIEFQIESYLRYQGDKFSEYFDANTYLLITRALDYFDPAREHGGDLARALARATAKFLVVSFTTDWRFSPARSREIVKALLDNRRDVSYAEIEAPHGHDAFLLDDPRYHGVLRAYFDRIAKEVGR from the coding sequence ACGAAACCTATGGCGAACTGGCCGCCGACAAGCGCAACGCGGTGCTGGTGTGCCACGCGCTCAATGCCTCGCACCATGTGGCCGGCACTTATGAGGGCCAGCCCAAGAGCGAAGGCTGGTGGGACAACCTGGTGGGCCCGGGCAAGCCCCTGGACACCGACCGCTTTTTCGTGATCGGCGTGAACAATCCGGGCTCTTGCTTCGGCTCCACCGGCCCCACGCATGTCAACCCTGCCACCGGCAAGCCGTATGGCGCGGACTTCCCGGTGGTGACGGTCGAAGACTGGGTGCAGGCCCAGGCCCGTTTGCTCGACGCCCTGGGGATCGAGCAACTCGCCGCCGTCCTCGGCGGCAGCTTGGGCGGCATGCAGGCGCTCAGCTGGACCCTGCAGTTTCCCGACCGGCTGCGCCATTGCGTCGCGATCGCCACCGCACCCAATCTGTCGGCGCAGAACATCGCCTTCAACGAGGTCGCACGTCGCGCGATCGTGACCGACCCCGATTTCCACGGCGGCCACTATGCCGCCCACGGCGTGCTGCCCAAGCGCGGCTTGCGGGTCGCCCGCATGATCGGCCACATCACCTACCTGAGCGACGACGTGATGGAGCAAAAGTTCGGCCGCGAGCTGCGGGCCGCCGAACTCGGCTACAGCACGCAGGAGATCGAGTTTCAGATCGAAAGCTATTTGCGCTACCAAGGCGACAAGTTCAGCGAGTACTTCGACGCCAACACCTATTTGCTGATCACGCGCGCGCTCGATTACTTCGACCCTGCCCGGGAACATGGTGGCGACCTGGCGCGCGCCCTAGCCCGGGCCACCGCGAAGTTCCTGGTGGTCAGCTTCACGACCGACTGGCGCTTCTCGCCCGCCCGCTCACGCGAGATCGTCAAGGCGCTGCTCGACAACCGCCGCGACGTCAGCTACGCCGAGATCGAAGCACCGCACGGGCACGACGCTTTCCTGCTCGACGACCCGCGGTACCACGGTGTGTTGCGCGCTTACTTCGACCGCATCGCCAAGGAGGTGGGCCGATGA
- the metW gene encoding methionine biosynthesis protein MetW produces MSERRDMELIASLVPPGSRVLDLGCGRGELLAHLREHRQCTGYGIEIDDANVLACVQRGVNVIQLNLEEGLAIFEDQSFDVVLQLDTLQHLRNTESMLRETARVGRIGIVSFPNFAHWPNRMRVLSGRMPVTKALPYEWYNTPNIRVGTYADFEVLARKNGLQVLDSFGIRQGRPVRFRPNLLASVAVFKFSRG; encoded by the coding sequence ATGAGTGAGCGCCGCGACATGGAACTCATTGCGAGCCTGGTGCCGCCCGGGTCGCGCGTGCTCGACCTCGGCTGCGGGCGCGGCGAGTTGCTGGCGCATCTGCGCGAGCACCGCCAGTGCACCGGCTACGGCATCGAAATCGACGACGCCAATGTGCTCGCCTGCGTGCAACGGGGTGTCAACGTGATCCAGCTCAACCTCGAAGAGGGCCTGGCGATCTTCGAGGACCAGAGTTTCGACGTCGTGCTGCAACTCGACACGCTGCAACACCTGCGCAACACCGAATCGATGTTGCGCGAGACCGCGCGGGTCGGGCGCATCGGCATCGTCAGCTTTCCCAACTTCGCCCACTGGCCCAACCGCATGCGGGTGCTGTCGGGCCGCATGCCGGTCACCAAAGCCTTGCCCTACGAGTGGTACAACACGCCCAACATCCGCGTCGGGACCTATGCCGATTTCGAGGTGCTGGCACGCAAGAACGGGCTGCAGGTGCTCGATTCCTTCGGCATCCGGCAAGGCCGGCCGGTCCGCTTCCGGCCGAATCTGCTGGCCAGCGTCGCCGTGTTCAAGTTCTCGCGCGGCTGA